Proteins from one Staphylococcus sp. IVB6214 genomic window:
- a CDS encoding DUF418 domain-containing protein, with protein sequence MVNKRIELLDYLRGFALLGIILVNVAGIKLVDLKMPIDGFDAMYASFLSIFIESKFFAIFSTLFGIGFYIFMERAAYKPQNKYLLYIRRLLILYVFGFIHMQLQPGEALNVYAIVGLVLLIFFHLKKEINLIIGILLLIAITILDVKIILVLPYFIIGLAIGQYRLPEKLNQNFNLWRIAWCISAVFALISFILLFSFYSYPNYIVAEKAGVYGETYVQGRILFDHLITLTSPFISLFYVLTIVVITQTKFGFKCLSPLKFYGRLALTNYIFQTLLILFYTQCIFKAEISMTHSLIMCLVIYVIQIFFSVMWFKYFTYGPLEYIWRMGTYLKFIKLKRT encoded by the coding sequence ATGGTAAATAAAAGGATTGAATTGCTAGATTACTTAAGAGGCTTTGCTTTATTAGGAATTATATTGGTTAATGTAGCAGGAATTAAATTAGTAGATTTAAAAATGCCTATAGATGGTTTTGACGCTATGTATGCAAGTTTTTTGAGTATATTTATAGAAAGCAAATTTTTTGCAATATTCTCTACGCTTTTTGGTATAGGGTTTTACATATTTATGGAAAGAGCTGCCTATAAACCTCAAAATAAATATTTATTGTATATAAGAAGATTATTAATTTTATACGTATTTGGTTTTATACATATGCAACTACAACCAGGAGAAGCATTAAATGTTTACGCTATTGTAGGGCTGGTATTATTAATATTTTTCCATTTAAAAAAGGAAATAAATTTAATTATAGGTATTTTATTATTAATAGCAATTACAATTTTGGATGTAAAAATAATATTGGTATTACCTTATTTTATTATTGGATTAGCCATAGGCCAGTATCGATTGCCTGAAAAGTTAAATCAAAACTTTAACTTATGGCGTATAGCTTGGTGCATATCAGCAGTATTTGCTTTAATTAGTTTTATTTTATTATTTTCGTTTTACAGTTATCCAAATTACATTGTTGCTGAAAAAGCCGGGGTTTATGGAGAAACTTACGTTCAAGGAAGAATACTGTTTGATCATTTAATAACATTAACGTCCCCTTTCATATCCTTGTTTTATGTCCTAACAATCGTTGTAATAACGCAGACAAAATTTGGTTTTAAATGCTTATCTCCTTTAAAATTCTATGGCAGATTAGCTTTGACGAACTACATTTTTCAAACGCTACTTATATTATTTTACACACAATGTATTTTTAAAGCAGAAATATCAATGACCCACAGCTTAATTATGTGTTTAGTGATCTATGTTATTCAAATTTTCTTCAGTGTAATGTGGTTCAAATACTTTACATATGGCCCACTAGAGTATATATGGAGAATGGGAACTTATTTAAAATTCATAAAATTAAAAAGAACATAG